In Spodoptera frugiperda isolate SF20-4 chromosome 31, AGI-APGP_CSIRO_Sfru_2.0, whole genome shotgun sequence, the genomic window GAGTATAAGGAATGATAGCCTGTCTCCACAGGTGAGGCGtgattataatatgtaggtagaaGGTATGTATGATTCTTAGAGGTCAATATCGATAAGTTTAGAGACTACGACGAGAAAATACCTAGGACATCCTAtctgttggtcgagtggtcgtaagtgcgactaccgggcaaggggtctcgggttcgattcccgggtcggataaagtattgctggggttttttcggttttatgGTCGAGTCTGGGCATGTACTCAACCCCACTcaacatgggacttacagcataaatattgaaaaatgggtgtacaactgtacattgtacagggccgtaatatgcatctctgcctaccccgggtacagaaggcgtgacgataaataTATCTATATCATGTCTGGTGCAATGTGCAATTATACAAACAGATTAACTCATGAATTATGCATAAAGTAcagacattaaattaaacataaacaatagtctATTGTAAACCATATCGTATAAGGTTTTGATTCTGTAATAAAACTTGTATAGCTATGAAACgctatctatatttttatttaccaaaacaacattttcaGGAACTGTAAACTTCAACTGTGTTGGCTTTTTCGGTGGTGGCATCTCAGCTTCGGGTTTGTGGACGAAAGAATTATCTTTTGGGGTCAAGTCTTTTGGCTCTCTGAAACGacaatttgaatttgtttacGTAGACCGTCTTGAATTGTTGTTTAAGGGATCGTAAACGCGACAATACTCCACTTGTGTTCgaaagtaaagtattattgaggtTTTCAATTATCGAAATGCtcagttaattattatgatattggcttactcacttaactgtttgacgagaaactcaactagtttcaagccatgctagaggctcatattcgtaacataataattaatttagtatgtctcacgaaagttataatgaaatacTCGGTTTTAGCATGGAACCTAAAACTGTCCTAAATGTGCCAAAGAAGGGGAGCCTTTTTTAGCAGTGGGCATATTTCAGCTAGTGATGAGAGCAATGGGCTCGTCCCTCTATTATAAGAACCAGTACGAAACAATCAAATTGTTCACTGTGAAATAAACTAATATCAACAAAAGCTTCTCACCTTTTGGGCGTAGCGTGATAACTCTCATTCTTCTCCGTTTGATGCTGTGTAATCAAATCGCAAGCCTTTCCAAGTATAACGATAGAAACGAGTACTCTTACTGATATTAGGCACAAATAAGCTATTGTTATTAAGAAGATTGCTGCAAATCTGAAATGTAAGAACAATACAATAAtcatttaacacgttaaccgccacgtcggacattgatgaccgacgcttagcggaagatttgcctttaacagttttctttcggcagttaatgctttaaattaGTGGAGGATcaactttcaaaaatataaaaggttAAAAAGAACatatattccaaaataattcaaagaatGATCAGTGGATCATATCAAAGCAGTAGTTCACCCATctatgttttgtataataataaatactttaatatcagcaataaaattaaatttgactTACCCATCAACTTTAACAGCATGAACTAGAACCCTGGTTATAACGACACCGAGAGGCAGAGGTATGAAGCCCATTCTGCGTGCCACTAAGTCCGAGTGGTCACTGAAGGCGTACTTCTGCCTCGTCTGCGCTACATCGTATGCCAAACTCACTGTGTATTCCCTATACACTCCATAGGGAATCTCATTGAACCTGGCCAGACATAAGAATagaaagacataaataaaaagggTTTAAAAGGTGACTATGTGGACAAATAAAGAATATGGtaaatctaaaattattttctatcatctaaaatctaaaattattaaatattgaccgcctcgttggtcgagtgggcaaatgagggttcgattcccgggtcgggtaaagtattactgggtttttatcgatttttcgaatttctcagtagtagcacggagtctggaattgtgcccagtatatggcaataggctcacccactattacatgggacttataacacaaacggtgaaaagtgggcatacattgtatagcgacattacgtgccgtaatgtactctacctaccccttcagggataaaaggcgtgacgttatttattattattatctaaaattaCCTAGTAATGAAAGCATGTTTGACCCAATCAATTATGACCTCGAAAGTAAGGACTAGGATACAGTCAGGTGCCAGTATCCAGAACCGTTCCTCCTTCCACATGTATTCCTTCATAGTTTGAAGCACAACTATGAATAGCAGCACCGACAGATGAAGTCGCTCCCTCACATCACTACAAGACACTTGGAACAAGTTGTTCTTGTCAAACTTCTTGAAGACACTGCCTTTGAGTTcaacaaactaaaaaataaaatacatgttgTAAAATAAAGACAAGAATATGTTTGCAGtcaactcaaaaactactgaatggattttcaTAAGGTTTTCTTCTGAGGATAGTGAGTTATTGTGTATAAACTTGTGAGAAATGTTGTATGGAAAACTAGCATATTATGTAGTTATCAAATAGATTTCCTTGAATTAAGTTATTCAGTGTTTTATCACCAGTAAGTTCATCTATAACATACTGAATTTAAATTAGAACATTCTGACAATTTAATCCAATAATACAAGTTTcacaattttaagtaattctttgctataatgttagaaatattatgtaggtaaactataagtaattactataaaaatccaatacatttttatttcttccgcagccattgtttatatttgtatttgataCTTACGTTGTTGGACATCATTATGATAAGAAGACTTTTATTATTCGAGTTGAAGGCTACATTCAGAGTTGTTGCTTGGAACAATACTAACAAACTGTGAAGAACtgaaatcgttgctaaggaacattatttttattaaatcataatgattatcacacacacacacattataaaAAAGATTACTAAGTCATTATAATGATGAAATGCACTAATTGCTTTTGAAGTGATACAACCACATAATTAAGATTTTATGAGATAGGAAAATTGTATGAATTTGCAccggtcgcccagccaccgcgtgcagtgattttatcaatttaaagttatacatttatttctaataaGAACTAGTTGTTTCTAAGTGATATTTAAGTATGTCATTAAActactataataaattaattgttgatAACAAAAAGCATGTATCTATTGTATGAAGGTCAACAAACATTCCATTTGCTTGTACTCTGTGCCAATTATTGTAGCAATGTCAACCACTgataaattaattgtatgttttaaatcaATTAGCAGAATTTACATTAGATAACCTGATTTAGTAGTACTTACCTgtcattaaacaaacaaataaattgttgttattattatgaaaaaaaaatgagattATGTCTACCAACTCTTATTGGAATTTGTTCTTGATAGATCCTACTATATGAAGTTACATGGTTTTCAAAAGGATACAGACATAGATCATAGCAAACAGCAGATGAGGTATTACTCCCAAATGTTCCCGCCTTCGATCTCTTGGCTCTGTAGCAGTCCAAAAGAGAGCATCAATAGTGTCTTGTCCAAAAGCTGAGAATAATCTATCGCCAACCTCCAGCATATTATAGAATATATATAATTTCATCACACTCTGGCTCTTCACTAAATGATACATCATATTAGTATCTATGTAGCACATTAGAATACTACAAATTACTAATATAAAACCTTTAAGCATGTCACATGTTTCTGCTGgttttaatatacttttgcgagaatttgaataaaacctGTAACAATATTAGagatgattataataatattgaaagttACATAAAATAGGGTTCACATACttatatttcaatacaattGTAGTTACTTACCCAAAACATTTCCTGAAAAGTCTGCTAAACAAGGTCCAAATAGCCATAATAAACCTCAACGGGAGGAATGTGTAAACAAACAGTAGAGAGTCAGCACATTGAAAGAACCCATAAGCCATAAATTTTTCCAATTCCTGAGGAATTTTAATAAAGGAATAAACCTTTTCTCTCCTTGCTGAAAACCGTTCTTCATCGTGTTCTAGTAAATATCCTCGTGTTAGCTCTACATGTAAAAACGCAAACAAAGAGGCCGCCTTCTCCGGATCTGTAATATACAATCCTAACGTAATTCACATGTCCAGCTAAGACTCATTTCAGTATTACTAAATCTATATTGTATCATTGATATCTATAACTTTACCTTTACATTTCGTTTCCTTCGCACCTCTATCAAAACTTAGATCGCCGGACGAATTTTGTGTGTTGGTTATAGACTTGAACCGTAACCTTTTAGTTTGTTCTTGCACCTCCTCGTTTTTGTTTAACATATTGGTTAAATTCACGATTAATCAAACTGCTAATCACTTTTACATTTGTATTGATTCTATTAGAATTTGTATTCTAATGCGGTAACTAAAGctctaaaatttatttatattgacagATTTTAATGACACAACATTGGATAATCTGACGTGCGCGGTGATTTACACAGCTGACATCTGACATCAAACATCAAGTTTAacattgtcaatgtcaaattctCGCTAAACCATAGACTATAGACTAATACACCCAAAACCCCAAACTAGAATAGTACAGTCAaagagtatacaaatactacgaGTACAGTTAGACgttatagatgtattttcaccaaataataacataatcgtGAAGAAACTGCAAAAAAGTGTACATTATTATTGtggttattaatataaataaaataaaatttaaaaacaaaacattctgAAAGACATATTAGTATTATTAACTTATAAtcgactaaatatattttttttacttggtCACACACTTTTGGTAGTGGCACGCTATCTCCGTTCATTTCTATCAAGTTGAAATTCGTTGCCTACGTTAGCGAATTTCACTAATTTTAGTCATATTTTACTAGATAAATGTTGTAAAACTTAGAAGGAACTCAATATTTCTTTGTCTAAAAGATTTTATAAGGTACTAAGTGTGTTAAAACCGCAATTATGGCTTCGAGTGAAGGGCGAAGTGCTCAATCGAACTTGCATCAGCAAGACCTAACCAAATTGGTGAGTTAAAATGActaaaatataagttaaaaatatgctGTTTTCGTTAATTTAACATTAGATCACACTGGGAccttttgagttttattttggTGCACACTAAAAACAACATAACCTTGTGTATATATTTCACACATGTACGTTGAAAGAAAACTAGGtacttgtaataatttac contains:
- the LOC118276307 gene encoding protein TAPT1 homolog gives rise to the protein MLNKNEEVQEQTKRLRFKSITNTQNSSGDLSFDRGAKETKCKDPEKAASLFAFLHVELTRGYLLEHDEERFSARREKVYSFIKIPQELEKFMAYGFFQCADSLLFVYTFLPLRFIMAIWTLFSRLFRKCFGFYSNSRKSILKPAETCDMLKGFILVICSILMCYIDTNMMYHLVKSQSVMKLYIFYNMLEVGDRLFSAFGQDTIDALFWTATEPRDRRREHLGVIPHLLFAMIYVFLHSLLVLFQATTLNVAFNSNNKSLLIIMMSNNFVELKGSVFKKFDKNNLFQVSCSDVRERLHLSVLLFIVVLQTMKEYMWKEERFWILAPDCILVLTFEVIIDWVKHAFITRFNEIPYGVYREYTVSLAYDVAQTRQKYAFSDHSDLVARRMGFIPLPLGVVITRVLVHAVKVDGFAAIFLITIAYLCLISVRVLVSIVILGKACDLITQHQTEKNESYHATPKREPKDLTPKDNSFVHKPEAEMPPPKKPTQLKFTVPENVVLSESLVDASVGAAAIFSNSAIDLNGVCYLNDKMNTQVKQEAGDFLETELVDVSRSAPDIKAAAAVSAQAEVLERPLSPDADGLKRRSESEPNLVKAEEHYEETT